TTTTTTTATAGAAAAAAAACCTATACGATTAAATAAATGAGTCAACGTCCCCTTATGAAATAATCTTCCTCCATTTTTATTAAAAAAAATTTTTATATTGGAAGTAGTTCTAATACTATTATCCGTCATGCATTCTATAATCAAACTAATTCCTTGTATTTGTCCCTCTAAATTTAAATTTTTGTAATTATTTTTATTATTTTGTAAAGCTTTTTGTATAGTTCTTTCTATAGTTATTTTGGGTATATTCAATGATTTTGCATTGATAATAGCTTTTTTTAAACGAAAAGAATTATTATTTGATCCTGATTCTCTGACAGAAATATAAATTTCTTTAATAATTTTAGAGAATTTTTTAGATTTTATAAAATCTTGATGAGATTTTCTATGTTGGATATTTGTCCACTTGCTATGTCCTGACATGGAAATTTTTATAATTATTTATAAAGTTATTTTGAATAGACAGATTTTTTTTATCTATCTTCGCTAAAAGATCACTAACTACAAATAAAAAATTGGAAAAGCAATTTAGTAAAAAAAATAATTATGTCAAAAGTTTGTGAACTTACAGGAAAAAAAGCAATGATAGGGAATCGAGTTTCTCATGCTAATAATAAAAATAAACGTCGTTTCAATATAAATTTATGCAAAAAACGTTTTTTTTTAACAAAAGAAAAAAAATGGATTACTTTAAAAATTTGTACTTCTGTTATTAAATTGATTAATAAAATTGGAATTGAAAATACATTAAAACGTTTTAAATATAAATATTATGGGAAAGAAAGGAAATAGAATACAAATAATATTGGAATGTTCT
The nucleotide sequence above comes from Blattabacterium clevelandi. Encoded proteins:
- a CDS encoding YebC/PmpR family DNA-binding transcriptional regulator translates to MSGHSKWTNIQHRKSHQDFIKSKKFSKIIKEIYISVRESGSNNNSFRLKKAIINAKSLNIPKITIERTIQKALQNNKNNYKNLNLEGQIQGISLIIECMTDNSIRTTSNIKIFFNKNGGRLFHKGTLTHLFNRIGFFSIKKKDIPFSMDNFELMSIDFGAKEIRKDEKKMYIYTDFKYFGFMKNNYEKLKIFHKSIIKRIAKHPKSLSKENGKKISTFIEELKENENIKNIYSNMVIK
- the rpmB gene encoding 50S ribosomal protein L28, which produces MSKVCELTGKKAMIGNRVSHANNKNKRRFNINLCKKRFFLTKEKKWITLKICTSVIKLINKIGIENTLKRFKYKYYGKERK